A stretch of the Cheilinus undulatus linkage group 11, ASM1832078v1, whole genome shotgun sequence genome encodes the following:
- the LOC121518142 gene encoding translation initiation factor IF-2-like isoform X2, with translation MTAKHRRGKNNHRHEDNFFKNDITETEVRSGANNYALLLILFLMIVICGAIGAWFCVQQHQTLTYLTDNLMGMQMKIVKLQSSHEELRQSNSKPISESVETRLIALEESYALAQKQVGMALATAEQLRTSDLPAQVLSLHTEMKTRLAEMQQATVSLEQLSQLQSMLKGKSDEFDGVRIQVEGLATLSNELSEKVEVLTGTLGEAESKLEQKEEQVGTLRATVDGQAAEVLRLKEQLVAYEAQLEASTQEMAAVRELLESDQSQRLQQASVEEQLNTLAEETQPPAEPEEQTEEETAPAVDEEAAAAPVEEEVIEEKAPADEAAPADKAAPADEAAPADEATPSEEIVADEQEEESKAEANEGAEAAAHEEAPVETEDSVTDETAPSEEGEAVTEDQTEPEESDSVSEKAEEDTIETNEEEQVLEEEVSEEEKVQEEAIPEEDVSEEEEQQDVAAEEDTDEVEEPLETNDLLEEE, from the exons ATGACTGCCAAGCATCGGAGAGGAAAGAACAACCACAGACATGAAGACAACTTTTTCAAAAACGATATCACGGAGACAGAAGTGCGCTCAGGAGCGAATAATTACGCTCTTCTCTTGATTTTATTCCTCATGATTGTAATTTGCGGCGCTATTGGCGCATGGTTTTGTGTCCAGCAGCACCAAACTTTAACCTACTTAACAGACAATCTCATGGGGATGCAGATGAAAATAGTGAAGCTTCAGTCCTCCCACGAAGAGCTGCGACAGTCCAATAGTAAG CCCATTTCTGAGAGTGTGGAGACCCGCCTGATTGCCCTGGAGGAGTCTTACGCACTGGCCCAGAAGCAGGTAGGAATGGCCTTGGCTACGGCTGAACAGCTCAGGACGTCTGACCTCCCCGCTCAGGTGCTGTCGCTCCACACCGAGATGAAAACCCGCCTGGCAGAGATGCAGCAAGCCACCGTCTCCCTGGAGCAGCTGAGCCAGCTGCAGAGCATGCTGAAGGGGAAGAGCGATGAGTTTGACGGCGTGAGGATTCAGGTGGAGGGCCTTGCCACTCTGAGCAACGAGCTGTCCGAGAAGGTCGAGGTCTTGACGGGGACCCTGGGAGAGGCGGAGTCGAAGCTGGAGCAGAAAGAGGAACAGGTCGGCACGCTGAGAGCCACCGTGGACGGACAGGCGGCAGAGGTGCTCAGGCTGAAGGAGCAGCTGGTCGCTTACGAGGCCCAGCTGGAGGCCAGCACCCAGGAGATGGCTGCTGTCAG aGAGCTTCTTGAAAGTGACCAGTCCCAGCGGCTGCAGCAGGCCAGCGTGGAGGAGCAGCTCAATACG TTGGCTGAAGAAACTCAGCCTCCCGCCGAGCCAGAGGAACAGACAGAGGAAGAAACTGCTCCAGCAGTTGATGAAGAGGCTGCTGCAGCACCCGTAGAAGAAGAAGTAATAGAAGAGAAGGCTCCTGCCGACGAAGCCGCTCCCGCTGACAAAGCCGCTCCCGCTGATGAAGCCGCTCCTGCTGATGAAGCCACTCCTTCTGAGGAGATTGTGGCAGATGAACAAGAAGAAGAGTCAAAGGCAGAAGCAAATGAAGGAGCAGAAGCAGCTGCACATGAAGAAGCTCCCGTCGAGACGGAGGACTCTGTCACAGATGAAACCGCTCCTTCAGAAGAGGGTGAGGCAGTAACGGAGGATCAGACAGAGCCAGAAGAGTCAGATTCTGTAtcagaaaaagcagaagaagataCGATAGAGACAAATGAGGAGGAACAAGTTCTAGAAGAGGAGGTGTCTGAAGAAGAGAAAGTTCAGGAAGAGGCAATACCGGAGGAGGATGTGTCAGAAGAGGAGGAACAGCAGGATGTAGCGGCTGAAGAGGACACAGATGAAGTCGAGGAGCCATTAGAAACCAATGATTTACTAGAGGAGGAAT ag
- the LOC121518142 gene encoding fibrous sheath CABYR-binding protein-like isoform X1, with protein sequence MTAKHRRGKNNHRHEDNFFKNDITETEVRSGANNYALLLILFLMIVICGAIGAWFCVQQHQTLTYLTDNLMGMQMKIVKLQSSHEELRQSNSKPISESVETRLIALEESYALAQKQVGMALATAEQLRTSDLPAQVLSLHTEMKTRLAEMQQATVSLEQLSQLQSMLKGKSDEFDGVRIQVEGLATLSNELSEKVEVLTGTLGEAESKLEQKEEQVGTLRATVDGQAAEVLRLKEQLVAYEAQLEASTQEMAAVRELLESDQSQRLQQASVEEQLNTVRQSLQDQNSAAHSLHSGLRAQLENIQKQVTKLAEETQPPAEPEEQTEEETAPAVDEEAAAAPVEEEVIEEKAPADEAAPADKAAPADEAAPADEATPSEEIVADEQEEESKAEANEGAEAAAHEEAPVETEDSVTDETAPSEEGEAVTEDQTEPEESDSVSEKAEEDTIETNEEEQVLEEEVSEEEKVQEEAIPEEDVSEEEEQQDVAAEEDTDEVEEPLETNDLLEEE encoded by the exons ATGACTGCCAAGCATCGGAGAGGAAAGAACAACCACAGACATGAAGACAACTTTTTCAAAAACGATATCACGGAGACAGAAGTGCGCTCAGGAGCGAATAATTACGCTCTTCTCTTGATTTTATTCCTCATGATTGTAATTTGCGGCGCTATTGGCGCATGGTTTTGTGTCCAGCAGCACCAAACTTTAACCTACTTAACAGACAATCTCATGGGGATGCAGATGAAAATAGTGAAGCTTCAGTCCTCCCACGAAGAGCTGCGACAGTCCAATAGTAAG CCCATTTCTGAGAGTGTGGAGACCCGCCTGATTGCCCTGGAGGAGTCTTACGCACTGGCCCAGAAGCAGGTAGGAATGGCCTTGGCTACGGCTGAACAGCTCAGGACGTCTGACCTCCCCGCTCAGGTGCTGTCGCTCCACACCGAGATGAAAACCCGCCTGGCAGAGATGCAGCAAGCCACCGTCTCCCTGGAGCAGCTGAGCCAGCTGCAGAGCATGCTGAAGGGGAAGAGCGATGAGTTTGACGGCGTGAGGATTCAGGTGGAGGGCCTTGCCACTCTGAGCAACGAGCTGTCCGAGAAGGTCGAGGTCTTGACGGGGACCCTGGGAGAGGCGGAGTCGAAGCTGGAGCAGAAAGAGGAACAGGTCGGCACGCTGAGAGCCACCGTGGACGGACAGGCGGCAGAGGTGCTCAGGCTGAAGGAGCAGCTGGTCGCTTACGAGGCCCAGCTGGAGGCCAGCACCCAGGAGATGGCTGCTGTCAG aGAGCTTCTTGAAAGTGACCAGTCCCAGCGGCTGCAGCAGGCCAGCGTGGAGGAGCAGCTCAATACGGTACGTCAGAGTCTGCAGGATCAGAACTCAGCAGCCCACAGTCTGCACTCTGGACTCAGGGCTCAGCTGGAGAACATACAGAAGCAGGTTACAAAG TTGGCTGAAGAAACTCAGCCTCCCGCCGAGCCAGAGGAACAGACAGAGGAAGAAACTGCTCCAGCAGTTGATGAAGAGGCTGCTGCAGCACCCGTAGAAGAAGAAGTAATAGAAGAGAAGGCTCCTGCCGACGAAGCCGCTCCCGCTGACAAAGCCGCTCCCGCTGATGAAGCCGCTCCTGCTGATGAAGCCACTCCTTCTGAGGAGATTGTGGCAGATGAACAAGAAGAAGAGTCAAAGGCAGAAGCAAATGAAGGAGCAGAAGCAGCTGCACATGAAGAAGCTCCCGTCGAGACGGAGGACTCTGTCACAGATGAAACCGCTCCTTCAGAAGAGGGTGAGGCAGTAACGGAGGATCAGACAGAGCCAGAAGAGTCAGATTCTGTAtcagaaaaagcagaagaagataCGATAGAGACAAATGAGGAGGAACAAGTTCTAGAAGAGGAGGTGTCTGAAGAAGAGAAAGTTCAGGAAGAGGCAATACCGGAGGAGGATGTGTCAGAAGAGGAGGAACAGCAGGATGTAGCGGCTGAAGAGGACACAGATGAAGTCGAGGAGCCATTAGAAACCAATGATTTACTAGAGGAGGAAT ag